A portion of the Microbulbifer agarilyticus genome contains these proteins:
- a CDS encoding ribonucleoside-diphosphate reductase subunit alpha has product MHTETGRPQSEPNGTTKESVTDQASSNTSLAATAPGQIRVIKRNGTVVPYADSKISVAVTKAFLAVEGGTAAASSRIHERVADLVSHISATFKRRMPSGGTIHIEEIQDQVELELMRAGEHKIARDYVLYREEHARLRAEKEKEKAAAPEAAADMHPSIRVKVEDGSKEGKLVPLDMERLRTIVREACEGLTDVDGDLILGEALKNLYDGVSETDINTALVITARTLVEQEPNYTYATAFLLLDKLRSEALRFLGVAESATQQEMESLYKPALAAYVEKGIELELLDPALASFDLEKLGEAIKPECDHQFTYLGLQTLYDRYFIHSDEIRFELPQIFFMRVAMGLAINEEDPNARAIEFYNLLSSFDYMSSTPTLFNAGTLRPQLSSCYLTTVPDDLHGIYGAIQDNAMLSKWAGGLGNDWTPVRSLGSYIKGTNGKSQGVVPFLKVANDTAVAVNQGGKRKGAVCAYLETWHLDIEEFLELRKNTGDDRRRTHDMNTANWVPDLFMKRVFEDKEWTLFSPADTPDLHDLFGDKFEERYNHYEQLAAEGKLKLHKKVRALDLWRKMLGMLFETGHPWITFKDACNLRSPQQHAGVVHSSNLCTEITLNTKANDEIAVCNLGSVNLSQHINDAGELDISKLEGTVKTAVRMLDNVIDINYYSVETARQSNMRHRPVGLGLMGFQDALYKAGISYSSDEAVKFADTTMEAISYYAISTSSDLAAERGSYTSYEGSLWSQGILPIDSIEILAKNRGEQFIDQDTSTTLEWDVVREKVASQGMRNSNVMAIAPTATIANITGVSQSIEPTYQNLYVKSNLSGEFTVVNPYLVHDLKSRGLWDKVMVNDLKYYEGSVQKIDRIPADLKAKYATAFEVEPRWIVDAASRRQKWIDQAQSLNLYIAGANGKKLDLTYRMAWYRGLKTTYYLRALAATTTEKSTVNTGSLNAVSAGGAPAASAAPAAQSSTQEMGAPAAVPQACSLDDPDCEACQ; this is encoded by the coding sequence ATGCACACAGAGACAGGGCGCCCCCAGTCTGAGCCAAACGGCACCACCAAGGAATCGGTAACAGACCAGGCCAGCAGCAATACTTCACTGGCTGCCACTGCCCCCGGTCAGATCCGTGTTATCAAGCGCAACGGTACCGTGGTGCCGTACGCCGACAGCAAAATCTCTGTAGCCGTCACCAAGGCGTTCCTCGCCGTAGAAGGTGGCACTGCCGCCGCCTCCAGCCGTATCCACGAGCGCGTGGCCGATCTGGTTTCCCACATCAGCGCAACCTTCAAGCGTCGCATGCCTTCCGGCGGCACCATCCATATTGAAGAGATTCAGGACCAGGTTGAGCTGGAACTGATGCGCGCCGGCGAACACAAAATCGCGCGCGACTACGTTCTGTACCGTGAAGAGCACGCGCGTCTGCGTGCCGAGAAAGAAAAAGAGAAAGCAGCGGCACCGGAAGCGGCTGCCGACATGCACCCGAGCATTCGCGTAAAAGTTGAAGACGGCAGTAAAGAAGGCAAGCTGGTACCGCTGGACATGGAGCGCCTGCGCACCATCGTACGCGAAGCCTGCGAAGGCCTGACCGACGTCGACGGCGACCTGATCCTCGGCGAAGCACTGAAGAACCTGTACGACGGTGTTTCCGAAACCGACATCAATACCGCGCTGGTAATCACCGCGCGTACCCTGGTTGAGCAAGAGCCCAACTACACCTACGCCACCGCCTTCCTGCTGCTAGACAAACTGCGCTCCGAAGCCCTGCGCTTCCTGGGCGTTGCCGAGTCCGCTACCCAGCAAGAAATGGAAAGCCTGTACAAGCCGGCACTGGCTGCGTACGTGGAAAAAGGAATTGAACTGGAACTGCTGGATCCGGCACTGGCCAGCTTCGACCTGGAAAAACTGGGTGAAGCGATCAAGCCCGAGTGCGATCACCAGTTCACCTACCTCGGCCTGCAGACCCTGTACGACCGCTACTTCATCCACAGCGATGAAATCCGCTTCGAACTGCCGCAGATTTTCTTCATGCGTGTTGCCATGGGCCTCGCCATTAATGAAGAAGACCCGAACGCCCGCGCGATCGAGTTCTACAACCTGCTGAGCTCCTTCGACTACATGAGCTCCACGCCGACCCTGTTTAACGCCGGTACCCTGCGCCCGCAGCTGTCCTCCTGCTACCTGACTACCGTGCCAGACGACCTGCACGGCATCTACGGTGCGATCCAGGACAACGCCATGCTGTCCAAATGGGCCGGCGGCCTGGGTAACGACTGGACCCCAGTGCGCTCCCTCGGTTCCTACATTAAAGGTACCAACGGTAAGTCTCAGGGCGTTGTACCGTTCCTGAAGGTAGCGAACGACACCGCGGTTGCGGTAAACCAGGGTGGCAAGCGTAAGGGCGCAGTTTGTGCGTACCTGGAAACCTGGCACCTGGACATCGAAGAATTCCTCGAGCTACGCAAGAACACCGGTGACGACCGTCGCCGCACCCACGACATGAACACCGCCAACTGGGTGCCAGACCTGTTCATGAAGCGTGTGTTTGAAGACAAAGAGTGGACCCTGTTCTCTCCGGCAGACACCCCGGACCTGCACGACCTGTTCGGTGACAAGTTTGAAGAGCGTTACAACCATTACGAGCAACTGGCTGCGGAAGGCAAGCTGAAGCTGCACAAGAAAGTGCGCGCACTCGACCTGTGGCGCAAGATGCTGGGCATGCTGTTTGAAACTGGCCACCCGTGGATCACTTTCAAGGACGCCTGTAACCTGCGTAGCCCGCAGCAGCACGCCGGTGTGGTACACAGCTCCAACCTGTGCACCGAGATCACCCTGAACACCAAAGCGAACGACGAGATCGCCGTATGTAATCTGGGCTCGGTAAACCTGTCCCAGCACATCAATGATGCCGGCGAGCTCGACATCAGCAAGCTGGAAGGCACCGTCAAGACTGCCGTGCGCATGCTCGATAACGTGATCGACATTAACTACTACTCCGTGGAAACCGCGCGTCAGTCCAACATGCGCCACCGCCCTGTGGGCCTGGGCCTGATGGGCTTCCAGGACGCGCTGTACAAAGCCGGCATCTCCTACTCCAGCGATGAAGCCGTCAAGTTCGCCGACACCACCATGGAAGCGATCAGCTACTACGCCATCTCCACCTCCAGTGATCTGGCGGCAGAACGCGGCAGCTACACCAGCTACGAAGGTTCTCTGTGGAGCCAGGGCATTCTGCCAATCGACTCCATCGAAATTCTGGCCAAGAACCGCGGCGAGCAGTTCATCGACCAGGACACCAGCACCACCCTCGAGTGGGACGTAGTACGCGAGAAGGTTGCCAGCCAGGGCATGCGTAACTCCAACGTCATGGCTATCGCACCGACTGCGACCATCGCCAACATCACCGGTGTTTCTCAGTCCATCGAGCCGACGTACCAGAACCTGTACGTGAAATCGAACCTGTCCGGCGAATTCACCGTGGTGAACCCGTACTTGGTACACGACCTGAAATCCCGCGGCCTGTGGGACAAGGTGATGGTCAACGACCTCAAGTACTACGAAGGTTCCGTGCAGAAGATCGACCGTATCCCGGCGGACCTGAAAGCCAAATACGCCACCGCGTTTGAAGTAGAACCGCGCTGGATCGTAGACGCCGCCAGCCGTCGTCAGAAGTGGATCGATCAGGCGCAGTC